One stretch of Xanthomonas sp. DAR 35659 DNA includes these proteins:
- a CDS encoding glutamine amidotransferase, producing MTPAPFLILETGEPVATMRRYGRFPHWIRVAAGLAERDTVVANVAGGAALPTRAGFAGIIVTGSAAFVTDRADWSERSADWLREAAHAGTPLLGICYGHQLLAHALGGEVAYNPAGRESGTVHIDLHPPAFDDPLFAGLPERFPAHATHLQTVLRAPDGATVLARSAQDQCHAFRWGKAAWGVQFHPEFATHHMRGYVHARADCLRSAGRCARTIAREVSAAPLARKLLRRFVQHARGQQPAGGPAKPR from the coding sequence ATGACGCCCGCGCCCTTCCTGATCCTCGAAACCGGCGAGCCGGTGGCGACGATGCGGCGTTACGGACGCTTTCCGCACTGGATCCGCGTCGCCGCCGGCCTGGCCGAGCGCGACACGGTGGTCGCCAACGTCGCCGGCGGCGCCGCGCTGCCGACGCGCGCGGGCTTCGCCGGGATCATCGTCACCGGCTCGGCCGCCTTCGTCACCGACCGCGCCGACTGGAGCGAACGCTCCGCCGACTGGCTGCGCGAGGCGGCGCACGCGGGCACGCCGCTGCTGGGCATCTGCTACGGCCACCAGTTGCTGGCGCACGCGCTGGGCGGGGAAGTGGCCTACAACCCGGCCGGGCGCGAATCGGGCACGGTGCATATCGACCTGCATCCGCCGGCGTTCGACGATCCACTGTTCGCCGGCCTGCCCGAGCGCTTTCCGGCGCATGCCACCCACTTGCAGACGGTGCTGCGCGCGCCGGACGGCGCCACCGTGCTGGCGCGCTCGGCGCAGGACCAGTGCCACGCGTTCCGCTGGGGCAAGGCGGCCTGGGGCGTGCAGTTCCACCCCGAATTCGCCACCCACCACATGCGCGGCTACGTGCACGCCCGCGCCGACTGTCTACGCAGCGCCGGCCGCTGCGCCCGTACCATCGCCCGCGAGGTCAGCGCCGCGCCGCTGGCGCGCAAGCTGCTGCGGCGCTTCGTTCAGCACGCGCGCGGCCAGCAACCCGCTGGCGGACCGGCAAAACCGCGATAA
- a CDS encoding SprT family zinc-dependent metalloprotease, with translation MPDFLRRLIAPPAAAVERDLVRLRLDEREIEVLRVRDPRARRIKLSVDERGARLTLPLRASLVAGERFLLEHRHWLGEQLARYQEDDSAPDLQRGVPGWLPLRGERLPLRWSEGRYAQLQVDADGAQLQLPARAGDAAIARAVREFYEAQARADVGRWLPRYLPSLPRAPARIRLKVMSSQWGSLAPDGAMALDLALVLGRPSAFEYVLVHELCHLIQANHSPAFWHEVETRFPAWRAERDYFHAHGRRLKAQMRHLLR, from the coding sequence ATGCCCGATTTCCTCCGTCGCCTGATCGCGCCGCCCGCCGCGGCGGTCGAACGCGACCTCGTCCGCCTGCGGTTGGACGAGCGCGAGATCGAGGTGTTGCGCGTGCGCGACCCGCGCGCACGGCGGATCAAGCTCAGCGTGGACGAGCGCGGCGCGCGCCTGACCCTGCCGCTGCGCGCCAGCCTGGTGGCCGGCGAACGGTTCCTGCTCGAACACCGGCACTGGCTCGGCGAGCAGTTGGCGCGCTACCAGGAAGACGACAGCGCCCCGGATCTGCAGCGCGGCGTGCCCGGCTGGCTGCCGCTGCGCGGCGAGCGCCTGCCGCTGCGCTGGAGCGAAGGCCGCTATGCGCAACTGCAGGTCGATGCCGACGGTGCGCAGCTGCAACTGCCGGCGCGCGCCGGCGATGCGGCGATCGCGCGCGCCGTGCGCGAGTTCTACGAAGCGCAGGCACGCGCCGATGTCGGCCGCTGGCTGCCCAGGTACCTGCCGTCGCTGCCGCGCGCGCCGGCACGGATCCGCCTCAAGGTCATGTCCTCGCAGTGGGGCTCGTTGGCGCCCGACGGCGCGATGGCGCTGGACCTGGCGCTGGTGCTGGGCCGGCCGTCGGCGTTCGAGTACGTGCTGGTCCACGAACTGTGCCATCTCATCCAGGCCAACCACTCGCCCGCGTTCTGGCACGAAGTGGAGACGCGGTTCCCCGCCTGGCGCGCCGAGCGCGATTACTTCCACGCGCACGGACGGCGCCTGAAGGCGCAGATGCGGCACTTGCTGCGCTAG
- a CDS encoding alpha/beta fold hydrolase, whose protein sequence is MTLRAFACPSRVGRLAGLRGGDPQGPKVLAVHGWLDNAASFVPLSAQLPRLDLVLLDLPGHGHSDPLPAGAEYLLTGALHPLLDAADALGWERFAVIGHSMGAAIASILAAAAPQRVEKLVAIEMLGGLSESVEGTLERLRDSVAATRRGGTTPLRVFPDLAAPVRARMLSNQLSEAAARLLVERGVEAVEGGYVWRSDRRLTLPTAMRPSEAQIQALLAGIECPTRVIYADPAQPYFPEPLRSERAARLRNGRVHTLPGTHHLHMEQPAALAALLRDFF, encoded by the coding sequence ATGACGCTGCGCGCGTTCGCCTGCCCGTCGCGGGTGGGCAGGCTGGCCGGGCTGCGTGGCGGCGATCCGCAGGGCCCGAAGGTGCTGGCCGTGCACGGCTGGCTGGACAACGCCGCCAGCTTCGTGCCGCTGAGCGCGCAGTTGCCGCGGCTGGACCTGGTGTTGCTGGACCTGCCCGGCCACGGCCACAGCGATCCCCTGCCGGCCGGGGCCGAGTACCTGCTGACCGGGGCGCTGCACCCGCTGCTGGACGCGGCCGACGCGCTGGGCTGGGAGCGCTTCGCGGTGATCGGCCATTCGATGGGCGCGGCGATCGCCAGCATCCTGGCCGCGGCGGCGCCGCAGCGGGTGGAGAAGCTGGTCGCGATCGAGATGCTGGGCGGCCTGTCCGAGTCCGTGGAGGGCACGCTGGAGCGCCTGCGCGACAGTGTCGCGGCGACCCGCCGTGGCGGGACCACGCCGCTGCGCGTGTTTCCGGACCTGGCCGCGCCGGTGCGCGCGCGGATGCTGTCCAACCAGCTCAGCGAGGCGGCGGCGCGGCTGCTGGTCGAGCGCGGGGTCGAGGCGGTGGAGGGCGGCTACGTCTGGCGCAGCGATCGGCGCCTGACCCTGCCCACCGCGATGCGGCCGAGCGAGGCGCAGATCCAGGCGCTGCTGGCCGGCATCGAGTGCCCGACGCGGGTGATCTACGCCGATCCGGCGCAGCCGTATTTCCCCGAGCCCCTGCGCAGCGAACGCGCGGCGCGGCTGCGCAACGGCCGCGTGCACACGTTGCCGGGCACCCACCACCTGCACATGGAGCAGCCGGCCGCGTTGGCGGCGCTGTTGCGCGACTTCTTCTGA
- a CDS encoding BPSS1780 family membrane protein — protein sequence MIEIRKLPASAGAEWLLGGISLLRRAPWALGRLGLLWGLATLIAMFLGALHPTLGMLAQLLMALAGPLLFGGLVWAAREVDQGRSAEPAHLLQGLHGSRAPNLLVALLPQAVVGVTLALLAVAVIGTDGMAQLNDVMNQLNALSQSATRPDPTQVEELVATLPALRILAWLLLVAVGVVAVSLTLFLFAPQVMFDGRNGVAAIGHGLRACLHNLPAMLVFFVLAFLAMFAFYFALTLVLLVLQPMVGTVMSALIMQVLLMAVLPTAIAGIVYVAWKQMFVHADDAASAVPAPPSNVFVA from the coding sequence ATGATCGAGATTCGCAAGCTGCCGGCTTCGGCCGGCGCGGAATGGCTGTTGGGCGGGATATCGCTGCTGCGGCGGGCGCCGTGGGCGCTGGGGCGGCTGGGTCTGCTGTGGGGCCTGGCGACCCTGATCGCCATGTTCCTGGGCGCGCTCCATCCCACCCTGGGCATGCTGGCGCAACTGCTGATGGCCCTGGCCGGGCCGTTGCTGTTCGGCGGCCTGGTGTGGGCGGCGCGCGAGGTCGACCAGGGCCGCAGCGCGGAGCCGGCGCACCTGCTGCAGGGCCTGCACGGCAGCCGCGCGCCGAACCTGCTGGTGGCGCTGCTGCCGCAGGCGGTGGTCGGGGTGACGCTCGCGCTTCTGGCGGTCGCGGTGATCGGGACGGACGGGATGGCGCAGCTGAACGACGTCATGAACCAACTCAACGCACTCAGCCAGTCCGCAACGCGGCCGGATCCGACGCAGGTGGAGGAACTGGTCGCGACCCTGCCGGCGCTGCGCATCCTGGCCTGGCTGCTGCTGGTGGCGGTCGGCGTCGTGGCGGTGTCGCTGACCCTGTTCCTGTTCGCCCCGCAGGTGATGTTCGACGGCCGCAACGGCGTCGCCGCGATCGGCCACGGCCTGCGCGCCTGCCTGCACAACCTGCCGGCGATGCTGGTGTTCTTCGTCCTCGCCTTCCTCGCCATGTTCGCGTTCTATTTCGCGCTGACCCTGGTGTTGCTGGTGCTGCAGCCCATGGTCGGCACCGTGATGTCCGCGCTGATCATGCAGGTCCTGCTGATGGCGGTCCTGCCGACGGCGATCGCCGGCATCGTGTACGTGGCCTGGAAGCAGATGTTCGTGCATGCCGACGATGCCGCGTCGGCGGTGCCGGCGCCGCCGTCCAACGTCTTTGTGGCTTGA
- the ttcA gene encoding tRNA 2-thiocytidine(32) synthetase TtcA, whose product MPSAPLPLPHPLADPAPRNASALGKRLCRQVGQAIADFGMIAAGDKVMVCLSGGKDSYTLLDILLQLQRKAPVPFELVAVNLDQKQPGFPAQVLPDYLRKLGVAWHVIEQDTYSVVTRVVPEGKTLCSLCSRLRRGALYRYAAEHGITKIALGHHRDDIVATFFMNLFFHARLAAMAPKLRSDDGRHVVIRPLAYVREADIADYAQARGFPLIPCTLCGSQETLQRRQVGQMLQQWDRDHPGRVEQIARAIGNVHPAQLADPALFDFRALDGADAAPPMAWPGDDERA is encoded by the coding sequence ATGCCCTCCGCGCCCCTGCCCCTGCCGCACCCCCTGGCCGATCCGGCGCCGCGCAACGCGTCCGCGTTGGGCAAGCGGCTGTGCCGGCAGGTCGGCCAGGCGATCGCCGACTTCGGCATGATCGCCGCCGGCGACAAGGTGATGGTGTGCCTGTCCGGCGGCAAGGACAGCTACACCTTGCTGGATATCCTGTTGCAGCTGCAGCGCAAGGCGCCGGTGCCGTTCGAGCTGGTCGCGGTCAACCTGGATCAGAAGCAACCCGGCTTTCCCGCGCAGGTGCTGCCCGACTACCTGCGCAAGCTCGGCGTGGCCTGGCATGTGATCGAGCAGGACACCTACTCGGTGGTCACCCGCGTGGTGCCCGAGGGCAAGACCCTGTGTTCGCTGTGCTCGCGGCTGCGGCGCGGCGCGCTGTACCGCTATGCGGCCGAGCACGGCATTACCAAGATCGCGCTGGGCCATCATCGCGACGACATCGTCGCCACCTTCTTCATGAACCTGTTCTTCCACGCCAGGCTGGCGGCGATGGCGCCGAAGCTGCGCAGCGACGACGGCCGCCACGTGGTGATCCGGCCACTGGCCTACGTGCGCGAGGCCGACATCGCCGACTACGCGCAGGCGCGCGGCTTCCCGCTGATCCCGTGCACGCTGTGCGGCAGCCAGGAGACCCTGCAGCGGCGCCAGGTCGGACAGATGCTGCAGCAGTGGGACCGCGACCATCCCGGCCGCGTCGAGCAGATCGCGCGCGCCATCGGCAACGTGCACCCCGCGCAGCTGGCCGACCCGGCGCTGTTCGATTTCCGCGCGCTCGATGGCGCAGACGCCGCGCCGCCCATGGCCTGGCCGGGCGACGACGAGCGCGCCTGA
- the tatB gene encoding Sec-independent protein translocase protein TatB: protein MFDIGFSELLLIAVVALVVLGPERLPKAARFAGLWVRRARAQWDSVKQELERELEAEELKRSLQDVQASLRQAETQLRDSGQQLQRETEALRREIDPTAPQPPDQTTPAEPAPVAQTPDPLSTTGAPHGDAPIAPAQALPPTTSHPHLPDPQPPASHAAAPAATPPAPGATPSGGDAEAPR, encoded by the coding sequence GTGTTCGATATCGGATTCAGCGAACTGCTGCTGATCGCCGTGGTGGCGCTGGTGGTGCTCGGCCCGGAACGGCTGCCCAAGGCGGCGCGCTTCGCCGGCCTGTGGGTGCGCCGCGCGCGCGCGCAATGGGATTCGGTGAAGCAGGAGCTGGAGCGCGAACTGGAAGCCGAGGAACTCAAGCGCAGCCTGCAGGACGTGCAGGCCTCGCTGCGCCAGGCCGAAACGCAGTTGCGCGACAGCGGCCAGCAGCTGCAGCGCGAAACCGAGGCGCTGCGCCGCGAGATCGACCCGACCGCGCCGCAACCGCCGGACCAGACCACACCCGCCGAGCCGGCGCCGGTCGCGCAGACGCCGGATCCGCTGTCCACGACCGGCGCGCCCCACGGCGACGCGCCGATCGCCCCGGCACAGGCGCTGCCGCCGACCACGTCGCATCCGCACCTGCCTGACCCGCAGCCGCCCGCATCCCACGCCGCCGCGCCTGCGGCGACACCGCCGGCGCCTGGCGCCACGCCCTCCGGTGGCGATGCCGAGGCGCCGCGATGA
- a CDS encoding recombination-associated protein RdgC, with protein sequence MFFRNLTLFRFPTTLDFAEIDKLLPEVQLKPVGPLEMSSRGFISPFGRDEHEVLSHRIADFLWLTVGGEDKILPGSVVNDLLERKVAEIEEKEGRRPGGKARKRLKDDLIHELLPRAFVKTSRTDAMLDLQHGYVAVDTSSRKTGENVMSEIRGVLGSFPALPLNAEVAPRSILTGWIAGEPLPEGLSLGEECEMKDPIEGGAVVKCQHQELRCDEIDKHLEAGKQVTKLALILDDHVSFVLGDDLVIRKLKFLDGALDQLENADQDGVRAELDARFALMSAEVRRLFLLLEEALKLSKADS encoded by the coding sequence ATGTTCTTTCGCAACCTGACCCTGTTCCGCTTCCCCACCACCCTCGACTTCGCCGAAATCGACAAGCTCCTGCCGGAGGTCCAACTCAAGCCGGTCGGCCCGCTGGAAATGAGCTCGCGCGGCTTCATCTCCCCGTTCGGCCGCGACGAGCATGAAGTGCTGTCGCACCGCATCGCCGACTTCCTGTGGCTGACCGTCGGCGGCGAGGACAAGATCCTGCCCGGCTCGGTGGTCAACGACCTGCTCGAGCGCAAGGTCGCCGAGATCGAGGAGAAGGAAGGCCGCCGGCCCGGCGGCAAGGCGCGCAAGCGGCTCAAGGACGACCTGATCCACGAGCTGTTGCCGCGCGCCTTCGTCAAGACCTCGCGCACCGACGCGATGCTCGACCTGCAGCATGGCTACGTCGCGGTGGACACCTCCAGCCGCAAGACCGGCGAGAACGTGATGTCCGAGATCCGCGGCGTGCTGGGCAGCTTCCCGGCGCTGCCGCTGAACGCGGAAGTGGCGCCGCGCTCGATCCTGACCGGCTGGATCGCCGGCGAACCCCTGCCCGAAGGCCTGAGCCTGGGCGAGGAATGCGAGATGAAGGATCCGATCGAAGGCGGCGCGGTGGTCAAGTGCCAGCACCAGGAACTGCGCTGCGACGAGATCGACAAGCACCTGGAAGCCGGCAAGCAGGTCACCAAGCTGGCGCTGATCCTGGACGACCACGTGTCCTTCGTGCTCGGCGACGACCTGGTGATCCGCAAGCTGAAGTTCCTCGACGGCGCCCTGGACCAGTTGGAGAACGCCGACCAGGACGGCGTGCGCGCCGAACTGGACGCGCGCTTCGCGCTGATGAGCGCCGAGGTGCGGCGCCTGTTCCTGCTGCTGGAAGAGGCGTTGAAGTTGAGCAAGGCGGATAGTTGA
- the tatC gene encoding twin-arginine translocase subunit TatC → MNPEAESSLIEHLVELRARLVRALTGLGVVVLALLPFSKQIYTWLAEPMLAQLPIGQSVIATHPAGAVFAPLKLTFFVGVFIAAPWLLYQAWAFVAPGLYQREKRLALPLLASAVLLFYVGCAFAYFLVLPAVFHFLTTFKPDIIQLTPDAGAYLDFVLAIFFAFGASFELPVALVILALLGWVTPQQLREGRGYAVVGIFVLAAVLTPPDVVSQLMLAIPMCLLYELGIIAAAAVTKKPGVEIRD, encoded by the coding sequence ATGAACCCGGAAGCCGAAAGCAGCCTGATCGAACACCTGGTCGAATTGCGCGCGCGCCTGGTCCGCGCGCTGACCGGCCTGGGCGTGGTGGTGCTGGCGCTGTTGCCGTTCTCCAAGCAGATCTACACCTGGCTGGCGGAGCCGATGCTGGCGCAGCTGCCGATCGGCCAGAGCGTGATCGCCACGCATCCGGCCGGGGCGGTGTTCGCCCCGCTGAAGCTGACCTTCTTCGTCGGCGTGTTCATCGCCGCGCCGTGGCTGCTGTACCAGGCCTGGGCCTTCGTCGCGCCGGGCCTGTACCAGCGCGAGAAGCGCCTGGCGCTGCCGCTGCTGGCCTCGGCGGTGCTGCTGTTCTACGTGGGCTGCGCCTTCGCCTATTTCCTGGTGTTGCCGGCGGTGTTCCACTTCCTGACCACGTTCAAGCCGGACATCATCCAGCTCACCCCCGACGCCGGCGCCTACCTGGATTTCGTGCTGGCGATCTTCTTCGCCTTCGGCGCCAGCTTCGAACTGCCGGTGGCGCTGGTGATCCTGGCCCTGCTCGGCTGGGTCACCCCGCAGCAACTGCGCGAAGGCCGCGGCTACGCGGTGGTCGGCATCTTCGTGCTGGCGGCGGTGCTGACCCCGCCGGACGTGGTCTCGCAGCTGATGCTGGCGATCCCGATGTGTCTGCTTTACGAGCTGGGCATCATCGCGGCAGCGGCGGTGACCAAGAAGCCGGGAGTGGAGATTCGGGATTAG
- the hemH gene encoding ferrochelatase: MSDAPETAVLVVNLGTPEAPTAPAVARYLAEFLGDKRVVAIPRLFWWPLLNWVILPRRSPRSAEKYALVWLPDGSPLAVYTRRLAEGMQRELPEHRVAWAMRYGTPALAPALDALRDGGVRKIVVLPLYPQYSTTTTASIEDVVQAWQARNPQLPVRLIEDYPTDPAWVAAVADSVRAHWAQHGRGERLFFSFHGLPQRVANNGDPYPQRCEASAHAIAAALGLDAGDWQLGYQSRFGAERWLQPYAEPSLWQLAEQGIKRVDVICPGFATDCLETLEEVAMGFVETCAARGMQVRYIPCLNDAPAHARALAQLAARAA; encoded by the coding sequence ATGTCCGACGCACCCGAGACCGCCGTCCTGGTGGTGAATCTAGGCACGCCCGAGGCGCCGACCGCGCCTGCGGTCGCCCGCTACCTGGCCGAGTTCCTCGGCGACAAGCGCGTGGTCGCCATCCCCAGGCTGTTCTGGTGGCCGCTGTTGAACTGGGTGATCCTGCCGCGGCGCTCGCCGCGTTCGGCGGAGAAGTACGCGCTGGTGTGGCTGCCGGACGGCTCGCCGCTGGCGGTGTACACGCGGCGCCTGGCCGAGGGCATGCAGCGCGAACTGCCTGAACACCGCGTGGCCTGGGCGATGCGCTACGGCACGCCGGCGCTGGCGCCGGCGCTGGACGCGCTGCGCGACGGCGGCGTGCGCAAGATCGTGGTGCTGCCGCTGTATCCGCAGTATTCGACCACCACCACCGCCTCGATCGAGGACGTGGTGCAGGCCTGGCAGGCGCGCAACCCGCAGCTGCCGGTGCGCCTGATCGAGGACTATCCGACCGACCCGGCCTGGGTCGCCGCGGTGGCCGACAGCGTGCGCGCGCACTGGGCGCAGCATGGCCGCGGCGAGCGCCTGTTCTTCTCCTTCCATGGCCTGCCGCAGCGCGTGGCCAACAACGGCGATCCCTACCCGCAGCGCTGCGAGGCCAGCGCGCATGCGATCGCCGCGGCGCTGGGGCTGGACGCCGGCGACTGGCAGTTGGGCTACCAGTCGCGCTTCGGCGCCGAACGCTGGCTGCAGCCGTATGCCGAGCCGAGCCTGTGGCAATTGGCCGAGCAGGGCATCAAGCGCGTCGACGTGATCTGCCCGGGCTTCGCCACCGACTGCCTGGAGACGCTGGAGGAGGTGGCGATGGGCTTCGTCGAGACCTGCGCCGCGCGCGGCATGCAGGTGCGCTACATCCCCTGCCTCAACGACGCCCCGGCGCACGCGCGCGCGCTGGCGCAGCTGGCCGCACGCGCCGCATGA
- a CDS encoding lipid-binding SYLF domain-containing protein: MPRLPRLALLLSTTLFVGHAVAGPEEDERARNALRVLTDIQKIPEQSIPDKLLDEGRAIVVIPDTLKAGLVIGGRRGHGLMSVKRPDGTWSNPVFVKLTGGSIGFQVGVQSSDVVLVFRNDRSLDNIVNGKFTLGADAGVAAGPVGRNAAAATDGQLKAEIWSWSRARGLFAGVALDGAALQIDDAADLNVYGSNTTPRMIFEGRTTSLPSNDVVAFRDKLEEATYAARQNRGTDGAAAPHTASVAPPPAQATPAPVAEPAVDAAGGASTAPLQPAPQTPQQGFQPVSEGEIRTESLDGTR; encoded by the coding sequence ATGCCCCGCCTGCCGCGCCTCGCCCTGTTGTTGAGCACCACGCTGTTCGTCGGCCACGCCGTGGCCGGCCCGGAAGAGGACGAGCGCGCCCGCAACGCGCTGCGCGTGCTGACCGACATCCAGAAGATCCCCGAACAGTCCATCCCCGACAAGCTGCTCGACGAGGGCCGCGCCATCGTGGTGATCCCCGACACGCTCAAGGCCGGCCTGGTGATCGGCGGGCGTCGCGGCCACGGCCTGATGTCGGTCAAGCGCCCCGACGGCACCTGGTCCAACCCGGTGTTCGTCAAGCTGACCGGCGGCAGCATCGGCTTCCAGGTCGGCGTGCAGTCCTCCGACGTGGTGCTGGTGTTCCGCAACGACCGCAGCCTGGACAACATCGTCAACGGCAAGTTCACCCTCGGCGCCGATGCCGGCGTCGCCGCCGGCCCGGTCGGGCGCAACGCCGCCGCCGCCACCGACGGCCAGCTCAAGGCCGAGATCTGGTCGTGGTCGCGCGCCCGCGGCCTGTTCGCCGGCGTCGCCCTGGACGGCGCCGCGCTGCAGATCGACGATGCCGCCGACCTCAACGTGTACGGCAGCAACACCACCCCGCGCATGATCTTCGAGGGCCGTACGACCAGCCTGCCGTCCAACGACGTGGTCGCGTTCCGCGACAAGCTGGAGGAAGCCACCTACGCGGCACGGCAGAACCGTGGCACCGACGGCGCCGCCGCCCCGCACACCGCCAGCGTGGCGCCGCCACCGGCGCAAGCCACGCCGGCGCCGGTCGCCGAGCCGGCGGTCGACGCCGCCGGCGGGGCCAGCACCGCGCCGTTGCAGCCCGCGCCGCAGACGCCGCAGCAGGGCTTCCAGCCGGTGTCCGAAGGCGAGATCCGCACCGAGTCGCTGGACGGCACTCGCTGA
- the tatA gene encoding Sec-independent protein translocase subunit TatA produces the protein MGSFSIWHWLVVLVIVLLVFGTKRLTSGAKDLGSAVKEFKKGMRDDDKPAGQLSDGSRNGEPSRETQSERDRDAR, from the coding sequence ATGGGCAGTTTTAGCATCTGGCACTGGCTGGTCGTGCTGGTGATCGTGCTGCTGGTGTTCGGCACCAAGCGGCTGACCAGCGGCGCCAAGGATCTGGGCAGTGCGGTCAAGGAATTCAAGAAGGGCATGCGCGACGACGACAAGCCCGCCGGCCAGTTGAGCGATGGCTCGCGCAACGGCGAGCCGTCCCGCGAGACCCAGTCCGAACGCGACCGCGACGCCCGCTGA